The Euphorbia lathyris chromosome 3, ddEupLath1.1, whole genome shotgun sequence genome contains a region encoding:
- the LOC136224057 gene encoding uncharacterized protein, which produces MFQSDEKAIEVIKGNPWVLSNSLEAGMIPNINTLRENGVSASNILLLVSYHWVCIGSNPIRFRKIVEEVKEMGFDPLKSQFVIAIKVFTSVNKSKRDERIEVYKRWGWSNKDIITALKKYPLSFMVSEDKLMAVMDFYVNKLGLDYSVIVNCPTLLGFSLKKRLIPRGAVIQYLSSKGPVKSGASITSLFKCPERHFLEKYVKCHEEAPHLIKLYNEKLNLSDTKESGKDEA; this is translated from the coding sequence ATGTTCCAGTCGGATGAAAAAGCCATTGAAGTGATTAAAGGAAATCCTTGGGTTCTATCTAATAGTCTCGAAGCTGGTATGATACCTAATATCAACACTTTGAGAGAAAATGGAGTGTCTGCATCAAATATTTTGCTGCTAGTTTCTTATCATTGGGTATGCATTGGATCAAATCCAATCCGATTCAGAAAGATCGTGGAAGAAGTGAAGGAAATGGGATTCGATCCTTTGAAGTCGCAGTTTGTTATAGCAATCAAGGTATTCACATCAGTGAACAAATCGAAGCGGGACGAAAGGATTGAGGTTTATAAAAGGTGGGGTTGGTCCAACAAAGATATCATTACAGCTTTGAAGAAGTATCCATTGAGTTTCATGGTATCTGAGGATAAGCTAATGGCTGTGATGGACTTTTATGTCAACAAATTGGGTTTAGACTATTCAGTCATTGTGAATTGTCCTACATTACTTGGATTTAGCTTGAAGAAGAGACTCATTCCAAGAGGTGCAGTTATTCAATATCTATCATCCAAGGGTCCGGTTAAATCGGGTGCAAGTATAACTAGTCTGTTCAAATGTCCAGAGAGGCATTTCTTGGAAAAATATGTGAAATGCCACGAGGAAGCTCCTCATTTAATTAAGTTGTATAACGAGAAGTTAAATCTTTCTGATACAAAGGAATCTGGAAAAGATGAAGCATGA